The window GGAAACTGAAATTATTACTAAAATAAGTTCTGTACAGCTACAATCAGTGGATGATCATGTCTCTGCATCTTTAGATTCTGATGTGTGGAAGGTTGCAGCATTTGATAGAATTCATGGATCAAACCGTCATGCTATTGGATTTCTTGAAAATTTTGGTGCCAATATTGGCGCATTTGCATCCACTTGGAGTTTTCATGAAAATGATTTGATAGTAATTGGATCAAATGATTCTGATATGGCAATTGCATCTAATCATATTATAAAGAATCAAGGTGGGCTTGTTGTAGTAAAACATGGAAAAATCCTTGCTTCTTTACCATTACAATTTGCAGGAATTGTTTCAACGGATTCTTTTGAGAATGTATCTCTTAATTTTGAAAAAATAAATAATTCTATTGTGGATTCTGGTTGTACTTTTTCTAGACCTCATTTGATTCCATTATTCCTGCCATTTTTGGCTCTTCCATCTGTTAGAATTCTCTCAAGTGGAATTATTGATGTGAAAAAACGAAATTACATCTCACCGATCAACTAAGTAATGTTAAAAAGGGGGAATCGGAGAACTGTAGCTGAATCTAAATGGCATCAATTCAACAAGGACCAAATGGACCTGTATTGGTTCTCAAAGAGAGTGCATTACAACAGAAAGGTAAAGATGCTCAACAAAATAATATTGCAGCAGCAAAATTGGTTGCACAATTGGTCAGAAGTAGTCTTGGACCTAGAGGCCTTGATAAAATGTTAGTTGATTCATTAGGTGATGTTACTATAACTAATGATGGTGCAACCATCTTAAAAGAAATTGATGTTCAGCATCCTGCAGCTAAAATGATGGTTGAAATTTCAAAAACAGTTGATAGTGAAGTAGGTGATGGTACGACTTCATCTGTTATTTTTGGAGGTGCATTGTTGGCAAGAGCAGAAGATCTACTAAACAAAGATGTTCATTCTTCAACTATAATTGATGGCTATCAAGCAGCAGCAGATAAAACTCTTGAAATTTACTCACAATTATCAAAGAAAATACAACCTAATGATAGGGAATCTCTTCTAAAAATTGCAATGACCAGTATGCAATCAAAATTAATTTCTGAAGATAGTGATTCTTTGTCAAAAATTATAGTTGATGCAATCCTCAGTATTGCAACGAAGAAGGGTGACAAATATTCTGTTGATCTTGAAAATATTAAAGTAGAAAAGAAAGCAGGTGGTTCAATCCAAGATACACAAATTGTTAAAGGTATTGTTTTGGACAAAGAGGTTGTTCATAGTGGAATGCCTACTAAAATTGAGAAAGCAAAAATTGCATTAATTAACGCTGCATTAGAAATTGAAAAAACTGAAATGAGTGCAGAAATTAGAATTACTGATCCAACTCAAATGCAGATGTTCTTAGAAGAAGAAAATAGAATGCTAAAGACAATGGTTGACAAATTACATGACCTAGGAGCTAATGTCTTGATTTGTCAAAAAGGAATTGATGATATTGCACAACACTATCTTGCAAAATATGGTATCATGGCCGTGCGTCGTGTAAAAGAGAGTGATATGATTAAACTCTCCAAAGCTACAGGTGGACGTGTAATTAGTAATCTTGATGATCTTTCAGAAAGTGATCTAGGTATTGCAGATTTGGCTCAACAAAAGAAAGTTGAATCTGATAAATGGGTTTTCATTGAAGGCTGTAAACATCCACAATCTGTAACCATGTTAATTCGTGGTGGCTCACAAAGAGTTATTGACGAAGTTGATCGTTCTATTCATGATTCTCTCATGGTAGTAAAAGATGTAATTGAAAAACCCGAAATTGTTGCAGGTGGAGGTGCTCCGGAGGCATACGCAGCATCGTTACTCAAAGATTGGGCCGATAATTTTGATGGTAGAGAACAACTTGCAATTAAAAAATATGCTGAAGCACTAGAGACAATTCCATTAACCATCGCTGAAAATGCAGGAATGGATCCTATCGATACTATGGCTAATCTTAGAGCAAAACAAAATCAAGGTCATAAATGGACTGGAATTGATGCTAGAAACATGAAGATTGCAGATATGATGGCAATTCATGTAGTAGAACCAATTGTAGTAAAAGAACAAATCGTGAAATCTGCCACAGAAGCGGCGTGCATGATTCTTAGAATTGATGATGTAATAGCTGTATCTGGAGCTCCAGGTGGCGGCACGCCTGGAATGGGATAAATTTTCTTAGTTAAAGTTTAATCATAAGAATTTTTCTAAATCCTTGTTGCACAAAATTGGTATAGATTTAGGTGGTACTAAAATAGAAGCTGTACTACTAGATGAAAATCTTGATGTTTTAGAAA of the Nitrosopumilus sp. genome contains:
- the thsB gene encoding thermosome subunit beta; this translates as MASIQQGPNGPVLVLKESALQQKGKDAQQNNIAAAKLVAQLVRSSLGPRGLDKMLVDSLGDVTITNDGATILKEIDVQHPAAKMMVEISKTVDSEVGDGTTSSVIFGGALLARAEDLLNKDVHSSTIIDGYQAAADKTLEIYSQLSKKIQPNDRESLLKIAMTSMQSKLISEDSDSLSKIIVDAILSIATKKGDKYSVDLENIKVEKKAGGSIQDTQIVKGIVLDKEVVHSGMPTKIEKAKIALINAALEIEKTEMSAEIRITDPTQMQMFLEEENRMLKTMVDKLHDLGANVLICQKGIDDIAQHYLAKYGIMAVRRVKESDMIKLSKATGGRVISNLDDLSESDLGIADLAQQKKVESDKWVFIEGCKHPQSVTMLIRGGSQRVIDEVDRSIHDSLMVVKDVIEKPEIVAGGGAPEAYAASLLKDWADNFDGREQLAIKKYAEALETIPLTIAENAGMDPIDTMANLRAKQNQGHKWTGIDARNMKIADMMAIHVVEPIVVKEQIVKSATEAACMILRIDDVIAVSGAPGGGTPGMG